CATGTCTGCGGCGAGTTCCGGCGGTGTGGTCTCCAGCACCTGCTTTATGGCCTCGACCAGGGCATTTAGCGGCTCGTTTAGTGCCTCGCGTATCTCGTGCGAGGATATCTCTATCGTCGCCGGTATGCCGGTTACGAGGTTCGAGCCCTTTATCTCCATCATCACGACCTCGTCCTCCGGAAGACACAGGCCGTACTCCATCTTTATCGTCTCCGCTACGCCGGTGCCTATGGCGAGGTTGAACTTTCTCTTGATATACTGCACTATGGCCTCGTCGAACTTGTCGCCTCCGACGCGAAGCGACTTCGCCCTGACTATTCCGTAGAGCGATATGACAGCTATCTCGGAGGTTCCGCCGCCGATGTCGACTATCATGTTGGCGGATGGTTCGGTGATTGGCAGCCCGGCGCCGATTGCGGCGGCCATTGGCTCTTCTATAAGGTAGACCTCACCGGCTCCGGCCGAGTACGCCGATTCTCTGACGGCCCTCATCTCTACCTGCGTTATGCCGGATGGCACTCCGACGATGATGCGCGGCCTTACGAGAAGGCGCCGGTTATGCACTTTCGCGATGAAGTACTTTAGCATTTCTTCCGTTACCTCGAAGTCGGCGATGACGCCGTCCTTTAGGGGGCGAATGGCAGAGATGTTGCCAGGAGTTTTTCCGAGCATAGCCTTTGCCTCTTTGCCGACCGCGAGAACTTTCTTGGCGCCGCCTTCGCTGCGTTTAACGGCAACGACCGAGGGCTCGTTTATCACGATGCCTTTGCCTTTTACGAATATAAGGGTGCTTGCCGTGCCAAGATCTATTGCGAGATCGTTTGAGAAAAGACCGAGTAGATAGTTAAACATGGTTCTCCTTGTAGGTTATTACCCGAAATATTTCTTTATCGTATCAGATTGGTTCGGCGCTTGGCAAGCGGAAAATTTTTCAAAATGGTTGAATTTATGTAGAAAATCTATTAACATACTGCCTTGTCCAAAACCCCGGAACACGGCGCATGGTATCGAAGCGTATTGTTTTGGCGGTGCTTTTGTGAAGGATTGTAAAATATCTCAAGGAGGTTTTTGATAAATGCTCGAATTTATGCGGAAAAGGCGCAATTCAACGCTGCTGCTCGTTGTATTTGCGGTCATAATACTTGTGTTTTTGTTCTTTGGTCTCGGGCCGCCCGGCAACGTGGATAGCGAGAAGTCGCTCTTTGCAACAGTCAACGGCGTTAAGATACCGGCCTCGGCCTATAACGCGGCTTACAAAAGAGAGCTCGATAATTATAAGTACATGTACGGCGACAAGCTCGACTCGAAGATGCTCGAAAAGCTCAATTTGCGTAAAACCGTCGGCGACATGCTCATAAACAGGACACTCATACTGACCATGGCCAAGAAGGAAGGTGTCGAGGCCGGCAGGGACGATGTTCGAAACGAGATAATGAAGAACCAGATATTTCAGAAGGACGGCGCCTATGACCTGAACCTCTATCTGAACATACTTTCTTCAAGTGGCGTAAAACCCGAGGACTATGAGGAGAGCGTTAAGGAGGAGCTTATCATCAGGAAGTTAAGGGAGCGCGTTATCGCAGACATAAAGGTGACAGACGATGATGTGAAGACGCTCTACGGTAAGCAGAACCGCGAGATATCGTTTAAGTACGCAGAGGCCGCGCCCTCTGGCTTTAAGTCCCAGATGACCGTTACCGATGCCGAGGCCGCGGAGTATCTAAAGGTAAACGGCGATGCCTTCATGGTTCCGGACAAGGTCAAGGCCGTGTACGCGTCTATAGACAAGGCCGTTGCCGCAAGGTCTGTAAAAGTCACAGATAAGGATATGAAGGATTATTATACCGAGAATATCGAGAAGTACCGGCTGCCCGCGGAGTTCAAGGCCCGCCACATTCTTTTGAGGGTCAACAGGGACGCTTCTGGCAAGGTGGATGAAAAGGACAAGGCTTCAAAGAAAACTAAGATGGACGGCATCG
The nucleotide sequence above comes from Deltaproteobacteria bacterium. Encoded proteins:
- a CDS encoding rod shape-determining protein, which encodes MFNYLLGLFSNDLAIDLGTASTLIFVKGKGIVINEPSVVAVKRSEGGAKKVLAVGKEAKAMLGKTPGNISAIRPLKDGVIADFEVTEEMLKYFIAKVHNRRLLVRPRIIVGVPSGITQVEMRAVRESAYSAGAGEVYLIEEPMAAAIGAGLPITEPSANMIVDIGGGTSEIAVISLYGIVRAKSLRVGGDKFDEAIVQYIKRKFNLAIGTGVAETIKMEYGLCLPEDEVVMMEIKGSNLVTGIPATIEISSHEIREALNEPLNALVEAIKQVLETTPPELAADMVDKGIVLAGGGALMKNLDVILRDETKLPVTIAEDPLTCVVKGAGKALDDIKLIREVTIPN